CCAAATTTTTGGCCATTCCCAAGGCTGCTGTAAGAACTTGCCGGAGATATCCCACAAGGTGTCGCCCTTCTGCACCACATAGCTATTGGGGTGGTTGGGAGCCAGTTTCACATCCTCTGCTGTAGCGGTGAAACTCAGCAGGAGCGCGCCGATTAGGCCGATAACATTCCACTTCAGAGTGTTAGTTTTTAGCATTGTTGTCATCCCATGATTAGAGGTGCCGCGTCCGGCGCCCGTGATGTAGCCTCGTGTATACTACGCCGTGAATTGTGGCAACTCAATATCTCAAGCAGGATATTATCTTAACTATCATCATGTTAGAGCTGTAACCTGCTGTAATACTAGAAGTTCATCACAAAACCGCTGATTATTCTCGTTAAGCCCCCAAATCTTATGGCCCGATTGGAAATTCTTGAGTTCCCAGATCCCCGTCTCCGCCAGCGCGCCAAGCCAGTCGCGGTGGTGGACGATGCTGTTCGCCGTTTGATTGGTGACATGCTGGAAACCATGTACCACGCGCCTGGTGTGGGTCTGGCCGCTACGCAGGTCAATGTACATCAGCGCGTGGTGGTAATTGATGTGTCGGAAGATCAATCGCAGCCGCTGGTGTTTATCAATCCAGAAATTACTGTTTTGGATGAAGCGCAGTGTGGCTACGATGAAGGTTGTTTGTCCGTGCCTGGTTTTTATGAAACGGTGGTGCGCCCTGAACACATTCGCGTCCAAGCTTTGGATCGCGAAGGTAAACCGTTTGAAATCACGCCGTCGGGTTTGCTGGCTGTGTGTATTCAACACGAAGTTGATCATTTGAATGGCAAATTGTTTGTCGATCACATTTCCAATTTAAAGCGCGATCGCATCCGCAAAAAATTAGAAAAAAAACACCGCGAGGGTGAATAACTTGCGGATTGTATTTGCCGGTACGCCGGATTTTGCCGCCACCCATTTGGCGGCTGTTTTGCAAAGCGGCGCGCACGAGGTGGTGGCGGTGTACACGCAGCCAGATCGTCCATCCGGTCGCGGAAAAAAACTCGCAGCTAGCCCCCGTCAAACAATTGGCCGAACAGCACGGCATTGCTGTGTATCAGCCAGACAATTTTCGCGATGAACATGATCGCGCTGCGCTGGCTGCGTTAAAACCGGATGTGATGCTCGTGGTCGCTTACGGTTTGTTGTTGCCGCAAACGGTGCTCGACATTCCGCGTTTGGGTTGCATCAATGTGCACGCGTCTTTGTTGCCGCGCTGGCGTGGTGCCGCGCCAATACAGCGCGCCATTGAAGCGGGTGATAGCGAAACCGGCATTTGCATCATGCAAATGGAAGCCGGCTTAGACACGGGGCCGGTGTTGGCGCGCGCTGTGTGCCCGATTGTTGCAGAAGATACCGGCGGCAGCCTGCATGATCGTTTGGCGGTATTGGGCGCAAAAACACTGGTGCGAGCATTGGACGATTTGGCGGCAGGTACATTAACGCCAGAAACACAAAATAATGCACTGGCAACATATGCGAGCAAATTGAACAAGGAAGAAGCGCATTTAGATTTTTCACACGCAGCAATCGAATTGGATTGCCAAATTCGTGCGTTTAATCCTTTTCCTGTGAGTTGGTGTGCACTGCCCAACGGTGAGCGTTTGCGTGTGTGGGCGGCGGGTGTTGAGCAGAGCGATAAAAAAATACCTGCTGGCACGGTGTTCGCTTTAGATGCCAGTGGCTTGCGCGTGGCTTGCGGTGCGGGTGTATTGCTGCTGACGGAGTTGCAACTGCCCAATCGCAATCGCATGACGGTGCGCGAACTCGTCAACGGCCACTTGCTGCACTTGCAAGTGGGTGATCAACTCGCGTGAGCAAAAAAAATACCGTAAAAAATGTGCGCGTGGCAGCGGCGCAAGTGGTGGTGGATGTCACCAAACATGGGCGTTCATTGGCTGAGGTCTTGCCTGCTGCACAAAAAAATATTGCAGAGCAGGATGCGGCGCTATTGGCGGAACTGTGCTACGGCACGCTGCGCTGCTACTTTGAATTGGATACCCTAGCGACGCAGTTGTTGCAAAAACCGCCGCGCGATAAAGATGCTGATATTCACGCACTCTTGCTGCTCAGCTTTTACCAGTTGCGTTGTATGCGCATCGCTGAACATGCGGCAGTGAATTTGGCGGTTGATGCCTGTCGCGCATTAAAAAAAGAGTGGGCGGGGAAACTGTTGAACGGCGTGCTGCGCAGTTATTTGCGTCAGCGTGAGGCGTTGGATATTTCTGTGGCGCAGCATCACAACCATCCCGATTGGTTGGCGCGAAAAATTACGCAGGCTTGGCCTGAACAATCGGCCGTAGTTTTCGCAGCGAATAGTGCGCGCGGTGGTATGACGCTGCGCGTTAATCGGCAGAGAAATAATGTCGATAATTATTGCGCTGCGTTGAATGATGCAGGTGTTGTTGGCGCGCGCAGTGCAATGGCGCTCGATGCCGTGCTGCTAGAGCAGGCAGTAAATGTGAATGCGTTGCCTGGTTTTTTTGATGGCGATTGTTCGGTACAAGATGTGGCCGCGCAGTTGTGTGCGCCCTTGCTGCGCTTGCAGGCAGGGCAGCGCGTGTTGGATGCCTGTT
The DNA window shown above is from Cellvibrionales bacterium and carries:
- a CDS encoding peptide deformylase; its protein translation is MARLEILEFPDPRLRQRAKPVAVVDDAVRRLIGDMLETMYHAPGVGLAATQVNVHQRVVVIDVSEDQSQPLVFINPEITVLDEAQCGYDEGCLSVPGFYETVVRPEHIRVQALDREGKPFEITPSGLLAVCIQHEVDHLNGKLFVDHISNLKRDRIRKKLEKKHREGE
- the rsmB gene encoding 16S rRNA (cytosine(967)-C(5))-methyltransferase RsmB, whose translation is MSKKNTVKNVRVAAAQVVVDVTKHGRSLAEVLPAAQKNIAEQDAALLAELCYGTLRCYFELDTLATQLLQKPPRDKDADIHALLLLSFYQLRCMRIAEHAAVNLAVDACRALKKEWAGKLLNGVLRSYLRQREALDISVAQHHNHPDWLARKITQAWPEQSAVVFAANSARGGMTLRVNRQRNNVDNYCAALNDAGVVGARSAMALDAVLLEQAVNVNALPGFFDGDCSVQDVAAQLCAPLLRLQAGQRVLDACCAPGGKTGHILEIEPQLAELVAIDSDEKRLQRVRDNLARLQLMATVLCADAAQWHREKLFDRILLDAPCSGTGVIRRHPDIKHLRRESDIAALAVRQRELLEAMWHLLAVGGVLLYTTCSILPQENEQVIADFLAQHTDAEIDTIEVDWGLATQSGRQLLPAAAHDGFFFARLKKRASC